The Candidatus Zixiibacteriota bacterium genome includes a window with the following:
- a CDS encoding Fic family protein — protein MLKLAGSDQTYSADELAGLLARSTPEWLELAERVNSPKYLFWDKARYMPRPEELTDREFWAFVTYQRRMSLGRSMTPILDRHSIPFSWLRLPHFDRFLHECDTYLSDKSSVTHRRSRQTNKQLILSGLIEEAIATAQLEGASTTRKVAKQMLLEGRRPTTDSERMILNSYNAMVDIEEETKLTTMTGERLLALHTTLTKGTIKDSEVGRLRFEDEPIVVVEGSGAITHVPPRTDVVARELPRLIDFANDNMRESVFLHPVIKAIMLHFWLAYLHPFTDGNGRAARALMYWYLLRHGYWTFAYMPMSLIIKRAPAQYREAFVFTEQDGNDLTYFIDYSLKKMEQAQSEFEKYRADKQSEAPAIQPELVERYGMNTRQAQLLRYLHKRPDAYTTIKTHTRLYSVTRPTAQADLESLEKLGFLSSRKVGKFRHFLPTEKIAELLS, from the coding sequence ATGCTCAAGCTAGCTGGCTCAGACCAAACCTACTCCGCGGATGAGTTAGCAGGATTGCTGGCGCGAAGCACACCCGAGTGGCTTGAGTTGGCCGAACGTGTCAATTCTCCCAAGTATCTGTTTTGGGACAAGGCTCGTTATATGCCCAGACCGGAGGAACTGACAGACCGCGAGTTCTGGGCTTTCGTGACTTACCAGCGTCGCATGTCTCTGGGAAGATCTATGACCCCAATCCTTGACCGTCACTCGATCCCGTTTTCGTGGCTTCGGCTGCCGCATTTCGATCGCTTCCTTCATGAGTGCGATACTTACCTCTCGGACAAGTCTTCCGTTACCCATCGGCGTTCTCGACAGACCAACAAGCAACTCATATTGAGTGGGTTGATTGAGGAAGCCATCGCAACCGCGCAACTCGAAGGAGCCAGCACTACTCGCAAGGTGGCTAAGCAGATGCTCCTGGAGGGCCGCCGTCCAACGACGGATTCGGAGAGAATGATTCTGAATTCCTACAACGCCATGGTCGACATCGAAGAGGAAACCAAGCTCACGACGATGACCGGAGAGCGGCTGCTTGCCTTGCACACCACCCTTACTAAAGGCACCATCAAAGACTCCGAGGTTGGCCGGTTACGGTTCGAAGACGAGCCGATAGTGGTGGTTGAGGGTAGTGGCGCTATCACTCATGTTCCTCCTCGGACTGACGTAGTAGCGCGCGAATTGCCGCGGTTGATCGATTTTGCCAACGACAATATGCGTGAATCTGTCTTCCTGCATCCGGTCATCAAAGCGATCATGCTGCATTTCTGGCTGGCTTATCTGCATCCATTTACGGACGGTAATGGCCGCGCGGCCCGGGCTCTCATGTATTGGTATTTACTGCGCCATGGATATTGGACTTTCGCTTACATGCCGATGTCACTCATCATCAAGCGCGCTCCTGCCCAATACCGCGAGGCGTTCGTGTTCACCGAACAAGACGGCAACGACCTCACCTACTTCATAGACTATTCCCTCAAGAAGATGGAACAAGCGCAGTCGGAGTTCGAGAAATACCGCGCCGACAAACAGAGTGAAGCTCCTGCCATTCAACCGGAGTTGGTGGAGCGATACGGCATGAATACGCGGCAGGCACAGTTGCTCCGGTACTTACACAAAAGACCCGATGCATATACTACGATCAAGACGCACACGCGGCTTTATTCGGTCACCCGCCCGACGGCCCAGGCCGATCTCGAATCGCTGGAGAAACTCGGGTTTCTCTCCTCGCGCAAGGTCGGTAAATTCCGGCATTTTCTCCCAACCGAAAAGATAGCGGAACTTCTAAGCTGA